From the Salipiger sp. CCB-MM3 genome, the window TGGCCGCTGGTGTCACGGCTCGGCGTTGTGATTGCAGCATCCGCAGGTTGGCGAATGTCGTCTCGTCGATCGTGATCGTCGGCATTTCGGCGCTCTCCGGTGCGGGCGGAAGATGCAGCATTTAATGAAATCAATTCTGAATATTCGGTAAATTGTCCGAGGCCGAGTCCGAAGCTGTGGGCGGTAGGGCGCATCGCCTCTTTCCTGCGCAGCGCCGGTTGCGCGAACTGCGATCCTGCGCCGCCCGTCTTGCTTTGGCGGAAACCCAATGGCTAGAAGCGGTTGAACGGTGCCGCGCGCGGCGCCTCTCAAGCGAAAGGCCTTGCCATGTCCCTCGATCTTGTCATCTCTCAGGCGCGGCTGCAGGACGGTGCGGAGCCGGTTGATATCGGCATCGCAGAGGGAAAAATCGCCGCCATCGCGCCGCGGATCGACAGCGATGCGCCGGTGCGCGAGGCGTGGGGCGGGCTGCTCATCCGCGGCTTTGCCGACAGCCATTTGCACCTCGACAAGGCCTGCATCCTCGAACGCGCGGTGAACCACAGCGGCACGCTCAAGGGCGCGCTTGAGGCGGTGACCGCGGCCAAGCGCGGTTTCACCCAACAGGACGTCTACGCCCGTGGCGCGAAGGTGCTGGAGCGGGCGATCGGGCAGGGCACCACGCTCATCCGCACGCAGGTCGAGATCGACCCGGTGATCGGTCTGGCGGGGTTTCACGCAGTGCAGCAACTGGCCAAGGACTATGCCTGGGCACTCGATCTGCAGATCTGCGTGTTTCCGCAGGAAGGGCTGCTGAACTATCCCGGCACCGAAGAGTTGCTGCGCGCGGCGCTGGCGCAGGGGGCGGATCTGCTGGGCGGCTGCCCCTATACCGACAGTGACCCGCATGGGCAGATCGCGCGGATCTTCGAGATGGCGCGGGAGTTCGATGTGGATCTGGATTTCCACCTCGATTTCGACCTCGATCCCGGCTGGCGGCATCTGGACGAAGTGGCGCGCCAGACCATCGCCTTTGGCATGCAGGGGCGGGTGGCGATCGGCCATGTCACAAAGCTTTCGATGCTGCCGCCCGAGGCGCTGGCGCAGAGCGTGGCGCTGCTGCGTGAGGCGGGGATCGCCCTGACCGTGCTGCCGGCGACCGATCTCTTCATCACCGGGCGCGAGTTCGATCATGCGGTGCCGCGCGGGGTGGCGCCCGCGCATCGCTTTCACGCGGGCGGCGTGTGCTGCACGGTGGCCACCAACAATGTGCTCAACCCGTTCACGCCCTATGGCGATTGTTCGCTGCCGCGGATGGCCAATCTCTTCGCCAATGTCGCGCAACTGGGGCAGGAGGCGGAACTGAGCGCCTGTTTCGACATGGTGAGCGGTGCGGCGTTCCGCCTGCTGGGGCGCGATCCGGCGATCCGTCTGGGCAGCGCGGCGGATCTGGTGCTGCTGCCGGGGGCGAGCCGGGCGGCGACGGTTGCCGAGATCGGGCGGCCTCTGTGGGGGATGCGCGCCGGACGGATGAGCTTTGAGGCGCCCGCGCCGCGGCTGCTGCGGCCCTGAGCTTGGGTGTCGCGGGGCGAGCGCTGCGGGGAAAGCGCTGGACGCGCCGCGCCGGAGCCGGGTAGAGGGGCGCTGAACGGCCCAAGGCGGGCGAGGTAGAGGGGCAGGCGCCATGCAGCATTCCATCACAGGGCGGGTCAGCCGGACGATCACGGGCGCGGCCCTCTGGGCGGAGCGCGCAGCATGACCCCCGGCGCACGGCTTCAGGCCGCCGCCGAGGTGCTCGACCGGATCGCTGGCGGCATGGCGGCGGAACAGGCGCTGCTTGGCTGGTCGCGGGGCGCGCGTTACGCGGGCTCCAAGGACCGGGCGGCGGTGCGTGACCATGTCTTCGACACGCTGCGGCGCTGGCGCTCGACCGCCGTACAGGGCGGCGGCGAGAGCGGTCGCGCGCGGCTTATAGGATTGCTGCGCCAGCAGGGGATCGCACCCGAGACATTGTTCACCGGCGACGGCCACGCCCCCGCGCCGCTGACCGATGCCGAAACGGCGGCGGGCGCGCTGCCCGAGGGGGCCGATGCGCGCGACATGCCCGATTGGCTCGACGCTCTGCTGACCGAAAGCCTTGGCGATGAGGCGGGACCGGCTGCAGAGGCGCTGCGCGAGCGCGCTCCGGTGTTTCTGCGGGTCAACAGCCTGCGCGGGGATCTGACCGCGGCGCAGGAGGCGTTGGCCGCCGAGGGGATCGAGACCCGCCCGCATCCGCTCGCCGCAGGGGCGCTTGAGGTAATCGAAGGCGCGCGCCGCATCGCGCAGGGCCGCGCCTTTGCCGAGGGTCTGGTGGAACTGCAGGATGTGGCAAGTCAGGCGGTGGTCGAGGCGCTGCCGCTGGCGCCGGGGCAGCGGGTGCTGGATTATTGCGCCGGGGGCGGGGGCAAGGCGCTCGCCATGGCCGCCCGCACCGGCGGCGAGATCGAGGCGCATGACGCCGAGCCGCGCCGCATGTCCGATCTGCCCGCCCGCGCCGAGCGCGCCGGGGCCCGTGTGCGCCCCGTGGCCAAACCCAAGGGCAGCTACGATCTGGTGCTTTGCGACGTGCCCTGTTCCGGCAGCGGTGCGTGGCGCCGGGCGCCCGAAGGCAAATGGCGGCTGACGCCGGACCGGCTGGAGGAGTTGCAGAAGGTGCAGGCCGAGATCCTCGATATCGCCGCGCGTCTGGTGCGCCCCGGCGGGGTGCTGGCCTATGCGACCTGCTCGATGCTGGCGCCCGAGAACGGCGCGCAGATCGCGGCGTTCACGCAGCGCCACCCGGAGTGGACGGTGACGGAGCAGCGCCAGTATCTGCCGCGCGACGGTGGCGACGGTTTTTATCACGCGCTCCTGAAACGCGCCTCCTGAAGCACCTCTTCTGAAGCGCCGCTCGTGAAGCGTAATCTTGCCGCTCCATCCGCTGCCTGACGTCATGTCACGGCGCGGTTAACCTTTGGTTAATCCTGCATGTGCCACATGAAGACGTGATGCTTGTCGCGGGAATGGAGGCAGTGTGACGCAATCAGAGGCCTATGAGGCGAAAGGGCTGCCGCGGCAGCTGCGCGAGATGGTTCCGGGTCTCGTTTTGGCGGCGGCCGGTCTGGGCTGTGTCGCCGCGGCGGCCTTGCTGCCGCCGCCCGGCGATATGGCCAGCGCCGAGATGGAGCTTGCGCTTTTTGCCGCGGGCGGCGCGTTCTTTGCGCTGGCGGGGCTTCTGACGCTGCGGCGCGGTCTGGGGCGGCGCCGCGCCGGGCGCGATGTGGCGGCGCTCGAAGGCCTTATCGAGGTGGACCCGGTGCCGGCGCTGCTCTCGGGCAGCGGCGGGCGCGTGAGCTATGCCAACCGCGCGGCGCGCGCTGGCTTGGGCGCGGGGCCGGGTGACCGGGTCGAGGCGGTGCTGGCGCCGCTACTTCCTGACGCTGCGGCGCTGATCCAGCGGCTCTTGCTGCGCGCCGATGGCGAGGGCGGGGCGAGCGAGGATGTGGTGTCCTCTGCGGGGCGCTACCGGGTCACTTTGATCGAAACCGCGGGCACGGCCTGCTGGCGGCTCGAACGTCTGCCGCCGCGGCCCTTGGCCGATCCGGCGGTGCCGCCGCGCCTCCATAGCCCCGAAACGCCGGTGCTGACCGTGGGGCGCAGCGGCGCGGTGCTCTATATGAACGCGCCCGCGCGGCGCCTGTTGGGCCGCCGTATCAAGCGGCTCGACGAGGTGCTCGAGGCCGCGCCCCGCTCGGGCATGGTGCAGCAGGTGGTCACCGCGGAAGGGCCGGAGAGTTTCGAGATCCATATCGCCGATGCGGGCGTGGGGCGGCAGGAAATCACCCTGCAGCGGCTGCCGGACACCAGCGGCGCAGCGGTGCGCGACGGCGTTGACGAGCTGCCTGTGCCGCTGCTGCGGCTGCGCCCCGACGGGCTGATCCTGCGCGCCAACCCCGAGGCCTGCCGCATGCTCGAAGTCACCAGCGCCGATGGCAGCCGGATCGGCGAGCATATGGAGGGGCTTGGCCGCGCGATCACCGACTGGTTGGTGGATGCCGCCGCGGGCCGTGGCCTGCACCGCTCGGAGTTCCTGCGGCTGGTGCGCCCGGACCGCGAGGTGTTCGTGCAGGTCACGCTCAACCGTGTGATGGAGGGCGGGCGCGCCGAGCTTGTCGCAGTGCTGAACGACGCCACCGAGCTCAAGACGCTCGAGGCGCAATTCGTCCAGAGCCAGAAGATGCAGGCGATCGGCCAGTTGGCCGGAGGCGTCGCGCATGATTTCAACAACCTGCTGACCGCCATCTCGGGCCATTGCGACCTGCTGCTGCTGCGCCATGATCAGGGCGATGCCGATTATGCCGACCTCATGCAGATCAACCAGAACGCCAACCGCGCGGCGGCGCTGGTCGGACAGTTGCTGGCCTTCTCGCGCAAGCAGACGCTCAGCGCCGAAAAGCTCGACCTGCGCGACACGCTGTCGGACCTTACCCATCTGCTCAACCGGCTGGTGGGGGAGCGGGTCAATCTGACCCTGCGCCACGATCCGGTGCTGCCGCCGATCCGCGGCGACCGCCGCCAGCTCGAGCAGGTGATGATGAACCTCGTGGTCAACGCCCGCGACGCCATGCCCGAGGGCGGCGAGATCACCATCGAGACCGAGCGTTGCGTGCTGCACGACCCGCTGCAGCGCGACCGCGCGCGGGTCGAGCCGGGGGCCTATGCCTGCGTGAAGGTGGTCGATCAGGGCGTCGGAATCCCGCAGGACAAGCTGCAGAAAGTCTTTGAGCCCTTCTTCACCACCAAGCGCACGGGCGAGGGCACGGGGCTTGGCCTGTCGACGGTCTATGGCATCGTCAAACAGACCGGCGGCTTCATCTTTGTCGACAGCGTGATGGGCGAGGGCAGCTGTTTCACGCTGCTCTTCCCAGCCCATGAGCAGGCCGCCGAGGTGGAAGCGGTGAGGCCCGAGGAGAGCGCCAGTTCAGCGCCGCGCGACGGCAGCACCGTGCTGCTGGTCGAGGATGAAGCGCCGGTGCGCGCCTTTGCGGGCCGGGCGCTGCGGCTGCGGGGCTTTGAGGTGATCGAGGCCGAGACCGCCGAGGAGGCGCTGGAGATCCTTGGCGATGCGAAATTGCATGTGGATGTCTTTGTCACCGATGTGGTGATGCCGGGGCTCGACGGGCCCAGTTGGGTGCGCCGGGCGCTGGTCGATAGACCGGGGACGCGGGTGGTTTTCGTGTCGGGCTATGCCGAGGAAGCGCTCGACAAAAGCCGGATCGAAGTGCCCAATTCGGTGTTCCTGCCCAAGCCGTTTTCGCTCAGCGATCTCACCGAGACGGTGCAGCGGCAGCTGGCCTGAGCGGCGGGTTCAGCCAGCCCGTTCCCAAAGCTCGAAATCCGCCGCGCATTTGCGGCGCAGCTTGGCTTCGATCTCGGGAGACAGCGCCAGATCGGCTCGCGGCGAGACATTCTCGCGCGGCAGATCCAGTGTTAGGCCGAGACGCTCTTCCAGAAAGCCGGTGATCACCGCTTGGTTCTCGTAGCGGAACAGATGCGTGACGTTGGTGCCATTGGGCCGAGGCTCGACGAATTTCGCCTGACTGCCGACATTGGCGAAGGGCGGACGCTCGCCGCGGGTATAGGCGTCGACGAAATCATCGAAGCTGAGGCCGCGGGTCGAGGTGGGCTTGCCCTCCAGAAACCCGCGCTGGCGATAGCGATACCACGAGCCGAGCCAGGACACCGGCTCGCGCACCACGGCCATAAGCTCCATATGCTCCACGCCCATCTTCTCGAACATCGGCCGGAAAAAGCGGTTGTAGCGGTAGACCGGCGCGTGTTTCAGCTCGGGCGGGTCGAGCACCGCCATCGACGCATGTGGCCCCAGCGCCGCCTCATAGGCGGAGGTTCCCGTCTTTGGCACCGCCAGCAGCACCAGCCGCGCCTTCCAGAACACCAGCATTCCCGTCCCCAGCTTTGTCTTTTTGCCGATAAACTACTCTTTAACCATGTTTCGCAAGACTTACGTGAGTTCGCGCTTGAAATGTTCTCTTTTTGGTCCCATAACGGCGAGTAAGAACAAGAGGCGAACAAAAGCAGCGATTGCCGCCCCGGACGCGGTGTGAAATAAGGATCGGAAATCATGGCAACGGCAGATCTTCTGACTATGGACAGCAAGCGCAACGCGGACAGGCAAAAGGCACTCGACTCGGCGCTGGCCCAGATCGAGCGGCAATTCGGCAAGGGCTCGATCATGAAGCTGGGCGGCGACAACGCCCTGCGCGACATCGAGGCAACCTCCACCGGCTCGCTGGGGCTCGACATCGCCCTCGGCATTGGCGGCCTGCCCAAGGGCCGGATCATCGAGATCTATGGCCCCGAAAGCTCGGGCAAGACCACGCTCACCCTGCATGCGGTGGCCGAGGAACAGAAAAAGGGCGGCGTTGCGGCCTTTGTCGACGCGGAACACGCGCTCGACCCGCAATACGCCAAGAAACTGGGCGTCGATCTTGACGAGCTGCTGATCTCGCAGCCCGACACCGGCGAACAGGCACTGGAAATTACCGACACGCTGGTGCGCTCGGGCGCGGTCAGCCTCGTGGTGGTCGACTCCGTCGCCGCGCTGACCCCCAAGAGCGAGCTTGAGGGCGACATGGGCGACAGCTCTGTCGGCGTGCACGCCCGCCTGATGAGCCAGGCGATGCGCAAGCTCACCGGCTCGATCGCGCGCAGCAACTGCATGGTGATCTTCATCAACCAGATCCGGATGAAGATCGGCGTGATGTTCGGCTCGCCCGAAACCACCACCGGCGGCAACGCGCTGAAGTTCTACAGCTCGGTGCGCCTCGATATCCGCCGCATCGGCTCGATCAAGGACCGGGACGAAGTGGTCGGCAACGCCACCCGCGTCAAAGTGGTGAAGAACAAGGTCGCGCCGCCGTTCAAACAGGTCGAGTTCGACATCATGTACGGCGAAGGCATCTCGAAAACCGGCGAACTGCTGGACCTTGGGGTCAAGGCCGGCGTGGTCGACAAATCCGGCGCCTGGTATTCCTACGGTGACGAGCGCATCGGTCAGGGGCGTGAAAACGCCAAGAACTACCTGAAGGAAAACACCCAGATCGCCACCGAGATTGAGGATAAGATCCGCGCGGCGCATGGGCTCGAGTTCAACGGCGGCGACGGCGACGACGCGGTCACCGAGGACTGAGGCGCGGACCACTGGTGCTGACCGCCAGTGGGGACCGCCAACGGACCTCTGGCGCGGCACCGTAGGTGCGGTCGCGACATGCGTATTTGAAAAGAGAAGAAGGGGCGGGCCTTGGCGGGCGCGCCCCTTTTTTGTTTGCCGCAGCGGGCTGTGGCGGGGGCGGAGAGGCTTGCGGGGAACCTTGGGCGGCGGATGCTGGTTTTGGATCTGCAGCTTTAGGGAGGAGCGATATGAAACATCTTCTTGCACCCATGGCGCTTTCGGCGCTTTTGCCGGCCGCAGCTTTCGCGGATGTGGAACGCGTGCAGGCCGAAGGCTCGGTGGCCGAAGTCGCCGACCGGCTCGAGGCCAGTGTCAAAGCCGCGGGGGCGAGTGTCTTTGCGCGGGTCGATCACGGTGCGGGCGCGCGGGCGGCGGGGATGGAGCTTGCCGAGGCGCAGCTTCTGATCTTCGGCAATCCAAAGCTCGGCACGCCCGCCATGCAGGACGACATGCGGGCCGGGCTCTATTTGCCGCTGAAGATGCTGGTCTATGCGGGCGAGGATGGCGAAACGCAGATCCTTTGGGAGGAGCCGGAGGAGACCTTCGACGATCTCGATATCGACGATGACGCCGAGTACATCGAGAAGATGGAGGAGGCGCTGGAGCGCTTCGCCAAGGCGGCCGCCGGGGAATAGGCGCGGAAGGCCTTTCAGGCAAACAAAAAAGCCACGGCGCTGCCGTGGCTTTGATGCGTCATAGGCGCGGCGCGCTTACATCGAGAAGCTGGTGCCGCAGCCGCAGGAGCTGGTGGCATTGGGGTTCTCGATGGTGAAGCGCGCGCCGATCAGCTCTTCGGAGAAGTCGATCACCGCGTCGGTCAGGAAGGGCAGCGACACGCTGTCCACCACCACGCGCTCACCCTGACGTTCGAGCACAAGATCGTCCTCGGCGGCGTCGTCGAGGCGGATGTCATACTGAAAGCCCGAGCAGCCGCCGCCTTCGACGGCGATGCGCAGCGCCTTGCCCTGCGCGCCCGCACCGATCTCGGCGAGGCGCTCATAGGCGCGGTCAGTCACTTTCGGGGGCAGGTTCATGGGCGGCCTCAAAGGTTTATCTCCCGGTCGGTCCATAATATAGGGATCCTCAAGAGCAGCGGCAACCACCCGGCGCAGCCGTGCCAAGCACCGTGCCGTGAACCGCGACCCGATGCGCTGAAAGGCTGAAGAGATGGCTATCTATTCCTGCGACCCCGAAGGGGCGAGACCCCGCCGCGTGGCGGAAGAGGAAAGCGCGTTCCGCTCGTGCTTTCAGCGCGACCGCGACCGCATCATTCACAGCTCGGCCTTCCGCCGACTGAAGCATAAGACGCAGGTCTTCGTCGAGCATGAGGGCGATTTCTACCGCACCCGGCTCACCCACAGCATCGAGGTGGCGCAGGTGGCGCGCACCATGGCGAACGCGCTGGGGCTCAACACCGATCTGACCGAAGCGGTGGCGCTGGCGCATGACCTTGGGCACACGCCCTTTGGCCATACCGGCGAGGATGCGATGCATGATCTGATGGCGCCCTATGGCGGCTTCGATCACAACGCCCAGACGCTGCGCATCGTCACCCGGCTCGAGTGCCACTATGCCGAGTTCGACGGGCTCAACCTCACTTGGGACACGCTCGAGGGGATCGCCAAGCACAATGGTCCGCTGCTGCCGCTGAAAGACGGCGAGACGCTGCCGCTGGCGCTGGCCGAATATAACGCCGAGCATGATCTGGAGCTTCACACCCATGCCAGCGGCGAGGCGCAGGTGGCGGCGATCGCCGACGATGTGGCCTATAACAACCATGATCTGCAGGACGGGCTGCGCGCCGGGCTGTTCACCGAAGAGGATATCGCCGATCTGCCGCTGATCGCGCCCGCCTATGCCGAGGTTGACCGGCTCTATCCGGGCCTCGACGCCTATCGCCGCCGCCATGAGGCGCTGCGCCGGGTGTTCGGCTATATGGTCAGCGACGTGATCGACACCAGCCGCGCCCGCATCGCTGCCGCGAACCCGCAGAGCTGCGATGACATCCGCGCGCTTGGCCATCCGGTGGTGGCTTTCTCGGACGAGATGTACCGCGAGTTGAAACAGGTGCGCACGTTCCTCTTCACCCGCATGTATCGCGCGCCTTCGGTGGTGGTGATCCGCGAGAAGGTGACGCAGGCGCTGATGGAGCTCTTCCCGATCTATATGAACAACCCGCTGCTGTTGCCGGCGCGCTGGCGCGCGATTGAGCCGCGCGGCGAGACCGAGCTTGCGCGGATGGTGGCCGATTACGTGGCCGGGATGACCGACCGCTTTGCCCTGCAGCAGCATGCCAAGCTCACCGGCAAGGATATCCTGCACGACGTGCCATGAGCCCGTGTTAGCCTGTGCTCTGGACAGAGCCGCCCCGCGGACCAGATCATGGACGCGGGAGGCGCGGGACAGACGAAAGGGCCCATGAATGACCGGACCTGATATGGGCGGGATCGACCCTATACTTGGCTTCGCCCTCGTGGGCGCGCTTGGCGTGGGATCGCAATGGCTTGCATGGCGGATGAAGCTGCCGGCGATCGTGGTGATGCTGGTGGCGGGGCTGGCCATCGGGCCGGGCCTCGGCATCCTCGATCCGCATGGCGATTTCGGCGAGTTGATGGAGCCGATGCTGGCGATCGCCGTGGCCATCATCCTTTTCGAAGGCGGGCTGACGCTGAACTTTCAGGGGCTGCGCGACGCGCGGCTCGGGGTGCGGCGGCTGATCTTTGTCGGCGCTCCGCTGGGCTGGGCCGCCTCGGCGGCGGCGCTGCATTGGGTGGCGGGGCTGAGCTGGGAAAGCTCGGCGGTCTTTGGCGGCATCATGATCGTCACCGGCCCCACAGTGATCGCGCCGCTCTTGCGGCAGGCGCGGCTGAAACACCGCCCCTCGGCGCTGCTGCAATGGGAGGCCATCGTCAACGACCCGGTCGGCGCGCTGGCGGCGGTGCTCGCCTTCGAGGTGGTCACAGTGCTGGCCGATGCCGTGTCCATGAGCGAGGCGCTGGTCGACATCGCGGTGGGCATTCTTGCGGCCTCGGCGCTGGGGGTGCTGGGCGGCTGGGGGCTGTCGCAGGCCTTCAAGCGCGGCAAGGTGCCCGAATACATGAAGGTGCCGGTGCTGTTTGTGTCGATGCTGGCGGTCTTTGCGCTGGCCGACTCGGTGCTGCATGAAAGCGGGCTGCTGGCGGTGACGCTGATGGGCGTGTGGATCGCCAACGCCGGGCTCGCCAGCTACGAAGAGATGCGCCGTTTCAAGGAGCACGCGACGATCCTGCTGGTTTCGGGCGTGTTCATCCTGCTCGCCGCCAACATGAGCCGCGAGACGCTGACCTCGCTCGACTGGCGCGCCGCCGCTTTCGTGCTGTCGGTGATCCTGCTGGCGCGGCCCATTCCGGTGCTGATCTCGCTCATCGGCACCAATCTGCCGTGGTCCGAGCGGCTGCTGGTGGCCTTCACCGGGCCGCGCGGCGTGGTGCTGGTGGCGGTGGCCGGACTGTTTGGCCAGCGGTTGGTGTCGCTGGGGATCGAGGACGCGGGCCGCATCCCGGCGCTGGCCTTCGCGCTGGTGGCGGCGACGGTGGTGCTGCACGGCTTCACGCTGGCGCCCATGGCGCGGCTTCTGGGGCAGACCGCGACCGAGACGCCCGGCGTGCTGATCACCGGCGGCTCGCGCTGGTCGGTGGCGCTGGGTCTGGCGCTGAAGAAGCTGGAGCTGCCCGTTCTGATTGCCGATCCCAACCACGCGCATCTGCGCGACGCGCGCAAGGCGGGGCTGGATACGTTCTTTGGCGACATCCTGTCGGAAGCCGCCGAGCATCGGCTCGATCTGGTGAGCTATGAGCATCTGATCGCCGCCACCGACAATGACGCCTACAACACTCTGGTGGCCACCGACCTTGCGCCGGATTTCGGGCGCGAGCACATCTTCCAGCTCAAGCCGCAGCGCGACAGTTCGACCCGCCACGCGCTGCCCGCCACGCTGGGCGGGCGCCGCTTCGGGCCGGACGAGAGCTATTGGGAGGGCAACGCGCGCATCTCCGAGGGCTGGGAGTTCCGCGTCTCAAGGCTCACCGAAGAGTTCACGCTGGAAAACTGGCGTGAGATGAACCCGCGCGGGCATATCGTCGCCGATCTTGGGCCCAATGGCACTTTCCGCCTGCTTGGGCCGGATGATGCGCCGAAAGAGGCCGACGGCGTGCGGCTGGTGGTGCTGGCGCCCAAGCGCGAAGAGCGCAAGGAAGACCGCCGCGACGAGAACGGCAATGACACGCTGAAGGGCGCGAAAGCGGTCTAGGGCAGGGGCCGGGCATGGGTTTCGGGGCCGCCTGCGGGCGTTCCGGCACATTCCCGGCCATTCCGCCGCTCTCTGCATTTGACCCTGCGGGCCAAGATGGTAGAGGAGCATCCGACCGTATGGAGACAGATAGATGAACCTCTTCACCGACATTCGCGCGCTTGTCCTTCAGGCAATCGAGGCGCTGCAGTCCGAAGGCGCGCTGCCCGAAGGGCTGGCGACCGCCGCCGTGACGGTGGAGCCGCCGCGAGACCCGTCGCATGGCGACATGGCGACCAATGCCGCGATGGTGCTGGCCAAGCCCGCCAAGCAAAAGCCGCGCGACATCGCCGAGGCGCTCGCCGCCAAGCTGGGCGCCGACAGCCGGATCGCCAGCGCCGAGGTTGCGGGCCCGGGGTTCCTCAACCTGCGCCTCGACCCGTCGGTGTGGCAGGCGCTGCCCGCCACCGTGCTTGAGGCCGGCACCGACTATGGCCGCTCGGACATGGGGCAGGGGCTGAAGGTCAACGTCGAATATGTCTCGGCCAACCCCACCGGCCCGATGCACGTGGGCCACACCCGCGGCGCTGTTTTTGGAGATGCGCTGGCCTCGCTGCTGGATTACGCGGGCTACGCTGTGACGCGCGAGTATTACATCAACGACGGCGGCGCGCAGGTCGACGTGCTGGCGCGGTCTGTGTACCTGCGCTACCTCGAAGCGCATGGCCGCACTGTTGAGTTCGAAGCCGGAACCTACCCGGGCGAGTATCTCATCGGCGTCGGCGAGAAGCTGAAGGCGCAGGTTGGTGACAAATATGTCGATCAGCCCGAGGCCGAATGGCTCGAAGAGGTGCGCAACTTCGCCACCGACGAGATGATGGGCATGATCCGCGAGGATCTGGCGCTGCTCGGCGTGAAGATGGATCACTTCTTCTCGGAAAAGTCGCTCTACGGCACCGGAAAGATCGAGGCCGCCATCGACTCGCTGAAAGAGAAGGGCCTGATCTACCGCGGCGTGCTGGAGCCGCCGAAGGGCAAGAAGCCCGAGGATTGGGAGCCGCGCGAGCAGACCCTTTTCAAGTCGACCGAGCATGGCGATGACGTCGACCGCCCGATCATGAAGTCGGACGGCAGCTGGACCTATTTCGCCCCCGACATCGCCTATCACTACGACAAGGTGAGCCGCGGCTTCGACATGCTGATCGACGTGTTCGGCGCCGACCACGGCGGCTACGTCAAGCGGATGAAGGCGGCGGTTTCGGCGCTGTCCGATGGCAAGGTGCCGCTGGATATCAAGCTGATCCAGCTGGTTAAGCTCTTCAAAAACGGCGAAGAATTCAAAATGTCCAAGCGGGCAGGGACCTTTGTCACCCTGCGCGACGTGGTCGAAGAGGTTGGCCCCGATGTCACCCGTTTCGTCATGCTGACCCGCAAGAACGACGCCTCGCTGGACTTCGACTTCGCCAAGGCCGTCGAGCAGAGCCGCGAGAATCCGGTGTTCTACGTGCAATACGCCCACGCGCGTGTCTGCTCGGTGATGCGCAAGGCGCAGGAGGCGGGGATCGACGTCAGCGATGCGGCGCTGTCCAAGGTCGATCTATCGGGCATGACCCATGAGGCAGAGCTGGCGCTGGCCAAGAAGGTCGCCGAATGGCCGCGCCTCGTCGAGATCGCCGCCAAGGGCCACGAGCCGCATAAGGTTGCCATCTGGCTCAACGAACTGGCCTCGGATCTGCATGGTCTGTGGAACCGCGGCCACGACGAGCCCGACCTGCGCTTCCTGCAGGACGATCCGACTGTCAGCCAAGGCAAAATCGCGCTGGCACGGGCCGTCGCGGTTGTCATTTCGGCGGGTCTTGGTATCTTGGGCGTGACCCCGGCAGAAGAGATGCGCTGACATAAGGCGCCTCGGGGCAATAAGGCAGAGCAAGATGGCCGGCAGCGACACCCGTCGCCGGCCCGACAGGCAGACCGAGGCAGACATGGCGGACTACCCGGCGGATTAT encodes:
- a CDS encoding amidohydrolase family protein; amino-acid sequence: MSLDLVISQARLQDGAEPVDIGIAEGKIAAIAPRIDSDAPVREAWGGLLIRGFADSHLHLDKACILERAVNHSGTLKGALEAVTAAKRGFTQQDVYARGAKVLERAIGQGTTLIRTQVEIDPVIGLAGFHAVQQLAKDYAWALDLQICVFPQEGLLNYPGTEELLRAALAQGADLLGGCPYTDSDPHGQIARIFEMAREFDVDLDFHLDFDLDPGWRHLDEVARQTIAFGMQGRVAIGHVTKLSMLPPEALAQSVALLREAGIALTVLPATDLFITGREFDHAVPRGVAPAHRFHAGGVCCTVATNNVLNPFTPYGDCSLPRMANLFANVAQLGQEAELSACFDMVSGAAFRLLGRDPAIRLGSAADLVLLPGASRAATVAEIGRPLWGMRAGRMSFEAPAPRLLRP
- a CDS encoding ATP-binding protein, with the translated sequence MELALFAAGGAFFALAGLLTLRRGLGRRRAGRDVAALEGLIEVDPVPALLSGSGGRVSYANRAARAGLGAGPGDRVEAVLAPLLPDAAALIQRLLLRADGEGGASEDVVSSAGRYRVTLIETAGTACWRLERLPPRPLADPAVPPRLHSPETPVLTVGRSGAVLYMNAPARRLLGRRIKRLDEVLEAAPRSGMVQQVVTAEGPESFEIHIADAGVGRQEITLQRLPDTSGAAVRDGVDELPVPLLRLRPDGLILRANPEACRMLEVTSADGSRIGEHMEGLGRAITDWLVDAAAGRGLHRSEFLRLVRPDREVFVQVTLNRVMEGGRAELVAVLNDATELKTLEAQFVQSQKMQAIGQLAGGVAHDFNNLLTAISGHCDLLLLRHDQGDADYADLMQINQNANRAAALVGQLLAFSRKQTLSAEKLDLRDTLSDLTHLLNRLVGERVNLTLRHDPVLPPIRGDRRQLEQVMMNLVVNARDAMPEGGEITIETERCVLHDPLQRDRARVEPGAYACVKVVDQGVGIPQDKLQKVFEPFFTTKRTGEGTGLGLSTVYGIVKQTGGFIFVDSVMGEGSCFTLLFPAHEQAAEVEAVRPEESASSAPRDGSTVLLVEDEAPVRAFAGRALRLRGFEVIEAETAEEALEILGDAKLHVDVFVTDVVMPGLDGPSWVRRALVDRPGTRVVFVSGYAEEALDKSRIEVPNSVFLPKPFSLSDLTETVQRQLA
- a CDS encoding gamma-glutamyl kinase, whose translation is MLVFWKARLVLLAVPKTGTSAYEAALGPHASMAVLDPPELKHAPVYRYNRFFRPMFEKMGVEHMELMAVVREPVSWLGSWYRYRQRGFLEGKPTSTRGLSFDDFVDAYTRGERPPFANVGSQAKFVEPRPNGTNVTHLFRYENQAVITGFLEERLGLTLDLPRENVSPRADLALSPEIEAKLRRKCAADFELWERAG
- a CDS encoding DUF302 domain-containing protein, coding for MKHLLAPMALSALLPAAAFADVERVQAEGSVAEVADRLEASVKAAGASVFARVDHGAGARAAGMELAEAQLLIFGNPKLGTPAMQDDMRAGLYLPLKMLVYAGEDGETQILWEEPEETFDDLDIDDDAEYIEKMEEALERFAKAAAGE
- the recA gene encoding recombinase RecA; this encodes MATADLLTMDSKRNADRQKALDSALAQIERQFGKGSIMKLGGDNALRDIEATSTGSLGLDIALGIGGLPKGRIIEIYGPESSGKTTLTLHAVAEEQKKGGVAAFVDAEHALDPQYAKKLGVDLDELLISQPDTGEQALEITDTLVRSGAVSLVVVDSVAALTPKSELEGDMGDSSVGVHARLMSQAMRKLTGSIARSNCMVIFINQIRMKIGVMFGSPETTTGGNALKFYSSVRLDIRRIGSIKDRDEVVGNATRVKVVKNKVAPPFKQVEFDIMYGEGISKTGELLDLGVKAGVVDKSGAWYSYGDERIGQGRENAKNYLKENTQIATEIEDKIRAAHGLEFNGGDGDDAVTED
- a CDS encoding RsmB/NOP family class I SAM-dependent RNA methyltransferase: MTPGARLQAAAEVLDRIAGGMAAEQALLGWSRGARYAGSKDRAAVRDHVFDTLRRWRSTAVQGGGESGRARLIGLLRQQGIAPETLFTGDGHAPAPLTDAETAAGALPEGADARDMPDWLDALLTESLGDEAGPAAEALRERAPVFLRVNSLRGDLTAAQEALAAEGIETRPHPLAAGALEVIEGARRIAQGRAFAEGLVELQDVASQAVVEALPLAPGQRVLDYCAGGGGKALAMAARTGGEIEAHDAEPRRMSDLPARAERAGARVRPVAKPKGSYDLVLCDVPCSGSGAWRRAPEGKWRLTPDRLEELQKVQAEILDIAARLVRPGGVLAYATCSMLAPENGAQIAAFTQRHPEWTVTEQRQYLPRDGGDGFYHALLKRAS